In the Solibacillus sp. FSL K6-1523 genome, one interval contains:
- the recQ gene encoding DNA helicase RecQ, translating to MLNLALQQLKTYFGYDAFRPGQSNVIENVLNRNDTLVIMPTGGGKSLCYQIPALCLEGTTIVISPLISLMKDQVDMLVSSGIDAAFINSSLSFEEVQNVMYRVRSGQVKLLYIAPERLENERFCQELAQIQVPILAIDEAHCISQWGHDFRPSYRTIQKLLTLWENKPTILALTATATKEVGQDIRELLSIEQHSTFITGFERDNLKFSVLLGENKEAFIKSFIKNNANEAGIIYASTRKSVESVYELLARAGVKVAKYHGGMAEEDRTYEQNRFLNDEVQIMIATNAFGMGINKTNVRFVLHYNMPRNIESYYQEAGRAGRDGLPSECILLYASADEQTQRFLIDQAQDRSRIPMELTKLHKMIDYCHTEQCSQRYIVDYFDDEQNHADCGRCANCLDERPKQDVTEDAQKVLSCIVRMGQKFGKQITASVLAGSRSKKVLEFNFQKLPTYGILRHMNAKEIASFIEFLIAEKLIEVSNGQFPILFISDEGRTVLMGKQQVLRKAMLPIKTVFEENDPLFEVLRKIRKEIADREKVPPFVVFSDKSLKDMCVRRPKNSAQFLEVSGVGESKLEKYGKTFVDAIIAYE from the coding sequence ATGTTAAATCTTGCATTACAACAATTGAAAACGTATTTTGGCTATGATGCATTTCGTCCAGGACAATCCAATGTGATCGAAAATGTTTTAAATCGCAATGATACGCTTGTCATTATGCCAACAGGTGGCGGTAAATCACTTTGTTATCAAATTCCAGCCCTATGTTTGGAAGGGACAACGATCGTTATTTCGCCCCTTATTTCGCTAATGAAGGATCAGGTAGATATGCTTGTGTCGAGTGGGATTGATGCGGCGTTTATTAATAGTTCATTAAGCTTTGAAGAAGTACAAAATGTGATGTACCGCGTAAGAAGTGGACAAGTTAAGCTGTTATACATAGCGCCAGAGCGTTTAGAAAATGAACGATTTTGTCAGGAACTCGCTCAAATTCAAGTGCCGATCCTTGCGATTGATGAGGCACATTGTATTTCACAATGGGGTCATGATTTCCGTCCGAGCTATCGAACAATTCAAAAGTTACTTACATTATGGGAAAACAAACCGACCATCCTTGCTTTAACCGCTACGGCGACAAAGGAAGTTGGCCAAGATATTCGAGAATTATTAAGCATTGAACAGCACAGCACGTTTATTACTGGCTTCGAGCGCGATAATTTAAAGTTTTCCGTATTGCTTGGTGAAAATAAGGAAGCTTTCATTAAAAGTTTCATTAAAAATAATGCGAATGAAGCGGGGATCATTTATGCGTCCACACGTAAATCGGTGGAATCAGTTTATGAGTTACTAGCAAGAGCGGGAGTCAAAGTTGCTAAATATCACGGTGGCATGGCGGAAGAAGACCGGACATATGAACAAAACCGTTTCTTAAATGATGAAGTGCAAATAATGATTGCGACAAACGCTTTTGGGATGGGAATTAATAAAACGAATGTGCGCTTTGTCCTGCATTACAATATGCCGCGCAATATCGAAAGCTATTATCAGGAGGCCGGGCGAGCAGGGCGAGACGGTTTACCGAGTGAATGTATTTTACTGTATGCGTCAGCGGATGAACAAACACAGCGCTTTTTAATCGACCAAGCACAGGACCGTTCAAGAATTCCAATGGAGCTTACAAAACTTCATAAAATGATTGATTATTGCCATACAGAGCAATGTTCACAGCGCTATATTGTGGATTATTTCGATGATGAGCAAAATCATGCAGATTGTGGACGTTGTGCGAATTGCTTAGATGAGCGTCCGAAGCAAGATGTCACGGAAGATGCACAAAAAGTGTTGTCTTGTATCGTGCGCATGGGGCAAAAATTCGGGAAGCAAATAACCGCTTCTGTTTTAGCAGGCTCACGCAGTAAAAAGGTGTTAGAGTTCAACTTCCAAAAGTTACCGACGTACGGTATTTTACGACATATGAATGCGAAGGAAATTGCTAGCTTTATCGAGTTTTTAATTGCAGAAAAGCTGATAGAAGTGAGCAATGGGCAGTTTCCAATCTTATTTATTTCTGATGAGGGGAGAACGGTGTTAATGGGCAAACAACAAGTGCTGCGTAAAGCAATGTTGCCCATTAAAACGGTGTTCGAGGAAAATGATCCGCTATTTGAAGTGTTGCGTAAAATTCGTAAAGAAATTGCCGATCGCGAAAAGGTACCACCATTCGTTGTCTTTTCAGATAAATCGTTGAAAGATATGTGTGTGCGTCGCCCGAAAAACAGCGCGCAATTTTTAGAAGTGAGCGGTGTTGGGGAAAGCAAGTTAGAGAAGTACGGGAAAACTTTCGTTGATGCGATTATAGCTTATGAATAA
- the msrA gene encoding peptide-methionine (S)-S-oxide reductase MsrA yields the protein MEKATFAGGCFWCMVKPFDQWDGIEKVTSGYMGGHIENPTYEDVKRGDSGHVEVVEIIFDPEKFSYEQLLEIYWMQIDPTDAGGQFQDRGESYKTVIYTHGEEQEKLAQQSKVQLAASGRFKKPIVTEITAAKTFWPAEDYHQDYYKKEEAHYKEDRAKSGRDEFIEGHWE from the coding sequence ATGGAAAAGGCAACATTTGCGGGTGGCTGTTTTTGGTGTATGGTCAAGCCGTTTGATCAGTGGGACGGAATTGAGAAAGTAACAAGTGGCTATATGGGCGGTCATATAGAAAACCCTACATATGAAGATGTGAAGCGCGGTGACTCTGGTCATGTTGAAGTCGTTGAAATTATTTTTGACCCAGAAAAGTTTAGCTACGAGCAATTACTTGAAATTTACTGGATGCAAATTGACCCGACAGATGCAGGCGGGCAATTCCAAGACCGCGGTGAATCGTATAAAACGGTCATTTATACACATGGCGAAGAACAAGAAAAGTTAGCGCAGCAATCAAAAGTTCAACTAGCAGCGAGCGGTCGTTTTAAAAAGCCGATTGTGACGGAAATTACAGCTGCTAAAACGTTTTGGCCAGCTGAAGACTATCATCAAGACTATTATAAAAAAGAAGAAGCCCATTACAAAGAAGATCGCGCAAAATCAGGCCGTGATGAGTTTATTGAGGGGCATTGGGAATAA
- a CDS encoding MBL fold metallo-hydrolase, with the protein MKILELPIEFEFNGQKNYIYPSLIILNNELTLVDTGYTKFLSLIENEIIKNGYEMKSLKNIIITHYDDDHIGSLYNFKEKYPWINIIASEKESKYISGEMKSERLVQAETMLDKMPNEEIEFGKWFVQQLKNLKHVSIDEKVHDGDMILDNKCRVIATPGHTSGHISLYFPSLKSVITGDAAVHEKQELVIANPHFCLNIEQAEQSLRKVKNIQAETYYCYHGGKLTS; encoded by the coding sequence ATGAAAATATTAGAACTACCAATTGAGTTTGAATTTAATGGACAAAAAAATTACATTTATCCAAGCTTAATTATTTTGAATAATGAACTAACCTTGGTCGATACGGGGTATACTAAGTTTCTATCTTTAATTGAAAATGAAATTATTAAAAATGGGTATGAAATGAAGAGTTTGAAAAATATAATCATTACTCATTATGATGATGATCATATAGGATCATTATATAATTTCAAAGAAAAATATCCTTGGATTAACATTATAGCAAGTGAAAAAGAATCAAAATATATTAGTGGTGAAATGAAGTCAGAGAGGTTAGTTCAAGCCGAAACCATGTTGGATAAGATGCCGAATGAAGAAATCGAATTTGGGAAATGGTTTGTACAGCAATTAAAGAATTTGAAGCATGTTTCAATTGATGAAAAGGTTCATGATGGGGATATGATTTTAGATAACAAGTGTAGAGTAATCGCAACACCAGGGCATACTTCAGGTCATATTTCATTATATTTTCCAAGTTTAAAAAGTGTAATTACTGGAGATGCAGCTGTTCATGAGAAACAGGAATTGGTTATTGCGAATCCACATTTTTGTTTAAATATTGAGCAAGCAGAACAGTCTTTGAGAAAGGTTAAAAATATACAGGCTGAAACTTACTATTGCTATCATGGTGGGAAACTGACTTCATAG
- a CDS encoding LCP family protein yields MEENTRQTRHQKKKKLRKGRFVITILLLVIVATSIYAYAQFKSGLDMASDTKITVNDFQPDEFQERIETYLIMGVDARGIEKSRTDTMMLLAWNHDTNDMKLVSFMRDIYADIPGYQSYKLNTAYFLGGVPLLKATLNEMFDVPVHHYALIDFKSFETMIDILAPNGIKMDVEKNMGGEIDVEIKKGLQQLNGKELLGYARFRSDAEGDFGRVNRQQKVIEALKDEMLSPSNVKNFPKLVGAAQGYITTDLTGTDQLSTIFKAITGGDGLDIEKMTIPAEGSYQFANYRHAGSVLEINVEKNKQLLHDFLQLQE; encoded by the coding sequence ATGGAAGAGAATACGCGACAAACACGTCATCAAAAAAAGAAAAAATTGCGTAAAGGACGCTTCGTAATAACGATACTGCTATTAGTCATTGTAGCTACAAGTATTTATGCGTATGCGCAATTTAAAAGTGGTTTAGATATGGCTAGTGATACGAAAATAACTGTAAATGACTTTCAACCAGATGAATTCCAAGAGCGGATTGAAACGTATCTCATTATGGGTGTGGATGCACGGGGGATAGAAAAATCTCGTACAGATACGATGATGTTGCTCGCATGGAATCATGATACGAATGATATGAAGCTTGTATCATTTATGCGCGATATTTATGCGGATATCCCGGGCTACCAGTCATATAAGCTTAATACTGCCTATTTTTTAGGGGGCGTACCTTTACTAAAGGCAACGTTAAATGAAATGTTTGATGTTCCAGTGCATCACTATGCGTTAATTGACTTTAAAAGTTTTGAAACAATGATAGATATTTTAGCGCCAAATGGAATTAAAATGGATGTTGAAAAAAATATGGGCGGCGAAATTGACGTGGAGATTAAAAAAGGGCTACAGCAATTAAACGGGAAAGAACTTTTAGGGTATGCGCGATTCCGTTCAGATGCAGAAGGTGATTTTGGTCGTGTCAATCGTCAGCAAAAAGTGATTGAAGCTTTAAAGGATGAAATGTTATCTCCATCGAATGTGAAAAATTTCCCGAAACTTGTCGGAGCAGCGCAAGGGTATATTACAACGGATTTAACAGGAACGGATCAATTATCGACAATTTTTAAAGCGATAACAGGGGGCGACGGGTTGGATATCGAAAAAATGACCATACCTGCAGAGGGCAGCTATCAATTTGCCAATTATCGCCATGCGGGATCAGTCCTTGAAATAAATGTCGAAAAAAATAAACAATTGCTTCATGATTTTTTACAATTGCAGGAGTAA
- a CDS encoding AI-2E family transporter → MGNDNERNEEKRPLQEKSTFFSTSFIRFLGGKNLLFFLLITLLLGVIIFVYDKISFIFAPLQVLFNVIILPGVLGVILYYLLRPPLKLLVKWKVPRSLGILILYIVVAGFLTLLALLVFPFLRDQFTNLVQDFPIYFMSVAETIVSFLNNSRINEYFQTVNFEFDEFLMDFQEDLVVTVKDTMANIASGVASGITGFVSTVTGILLSLVIVPFIAFYLLYEGEKLPKFILKIFPPRMRNEVGEVLHDMDKQISSYIQGQILVSFCIGIMMTIGFTIIGLDYALLLGFIAMITSVVPYLGPAIAATPAGIIAIVHSPFMIVKLIIVWTIVQLIEGKFISPQIMGKSLSIHPITIIFVLLTAGSLFGVPGVVLGIPGYALIKVLITHAYRLFKNRYNAFQTNEANKFEEKVK, encoded by the coding sequence TTGGGAAACGACAACGAGAGAAATGAAGAGAAACGTCCTTTGCAGGAAAAATCGACGTTTTTCTCCACAAGCTTCATACGATTTTTAGGCGGGAAAAATTTATTGTTTTTCCTATTGATCACACTGTTACTAGGTGTCATTATCTTTGTTTACGATAAAATTTCTTTTATTTTTGCACCACTTCAAGTGCTATTTAATGTGATTATTTTACCGGGTGTATTAGGCGTTATTTTGTATTACTTATTACGACCACCATTGAAATTACTCGTTAAATGGAAAGTACCGCGCTCGTTAGGTATACTTATTTTATATATCGTAGTAGCTGGCTTCCTTACATTACTTGCGCTACTCGTATTTCCGTTTTTACGTGATCAATTTACAAATTTAGTACAGGATTTCCCGATTTACTTTATGTCTGTTGCTGAAACGATTGTGTCATTTTTAAACAATTCTCGAATTAATGAATATTTCCAAACGGTCAACTTTGAATTTGATGAATTTTTAATGGATTTCCAAGAAGATCTTGTCGTAACGGTAAAAGATACAATGGCAAATATTGCAAGCGGTGTTGCTTCAGGTATTACTGGGTTTGTTTCTACTGTGACAGGTATTTTATTATCCCTTGTCATCGTGCCATTCATTGCATTTTATTTATTGTATGAAGGCGAAAAATTGCCGAAATTTATATTGAAGATATTCCCGCCACGCATGCGAAATGAGGTAGGCGAAGTTTTACATGATATGGACAAGCAAATTAGTTCGTATATTCAAGGGCAAATTTTAGTATCCTTTTGTATCGGTATCATGATGACGATTGGCTTCACCATTATTGGTCTTGATTACGCATTGCTATTAGGGTTCATTGCAATGATAACGAGCGTTGTTCCGTATTTAGGTCCAGCCATTGCAGCGACTCCAGCAGGTATTATTGCGATCGTCCATTCGCCATTCATGATTGTCAAATTAATCATCGTGTGGACAATCGTTCAATTAATTGAAGGTAAATTTATTTCACCGCAAATTATGGGGAAATCATTAAGTATCCATCCGATTACAATTATTTTTGTGTTATTAACAGCGGGCTCATTATTCGGTGTACCAGGGGTCGTTTTAGGGATTCCAGGTTATGCTTTAATAAAAGTGCTCATTACACATGCGTATCGCTTATTTAAAAATCGGTACAATGCATTCCAAACAAATGAAGCGAATAAGTTTGAGGAAAAAGTAAAATGA
- a CDS encoding MarR family winged helix-turn-helix transcriptional regulator — MDKNMDNSIRALTEVMFNIQMKSNNFMHLLTYDEDLSENLVLLLLRLKLFRFLKVTEISEAFLVTPGAATNMCDKLERLDYIERIRLKDDRRVVRITLTKKGEERVDKIFSKFSIENLENITNVLSEVNILLNKIEKNI; from the coding sequence TTGGATAAAAATATGGATAATTCAATTCGAGCTTTAACGGAAGTAATGTTTAATATTCAAATGAAATCGAACAACTTTATGCATTTGCTTACTTATGACGAAGACCTTTCTGAAAATTTAGTTCTATTATTATTAAGACTAAAATTATTTAGATTTTTAAAAGTTACTGAAATTTCAGAGGCATTTCTCGTAACACCAGGTGCAGCAACGAATATGTGCGATAAACTAGAAAGACTTGATTACATTGAAAGAATACGATTAAAAGATGACCGTAGAGTAGTAAGAATTACTTTAACAAAAAAGGGCGAGGAAAGAGTGGATAAAATATTTTCTAAGTTTTCAATAGAAAATTTGGAGAATATTACAAATGTCTTATCTGAAGTAAATATTTTATTAAATAAAATTGAAAAGAACATTTAA